The window CCCGATGTGGCCATCGAGGTTGTCCGCGGGGAAGCGGGCGACCAACTGTGGAAGTGAGCGCCGATGGAAAAACGAACCGGAAAACCGCGTCTAGTCCGGGGGAACGTCGCCCTTGCGGAGGGCGCCGTGCAGGCGGGGTGCCGCTGCTATTTCGGCTACCCCATCACGCCCCAAAACGAAATCCCGGAGTATCTGTCCAAGCGGCTGCCCGAGGCGGGCGGCACCTTTCTCCAGGCGGAAAGCGAACTCGCCAGCATCAACATGGTGCTGGGGGCCGCGGCGGCGGGTGTCCGCGTGATGACCAGCTCCTCAAGCCCCGGCATCTCGCTGATGCAGGAGGGCCTCTCGTTTCTGGCGGGAAGCCGGCTTCCCGCCGTGGTCGTGAACGTGCAGCGGAGCGGGCCCGGTCTGGGGGGGATCAAGGTCTCGCAGGGCGACTACTTTCAGGCAACCCGGGGCGGCGGCCACGGCGACTACCGCACCATCGTGCTGGCGCCGTTCAGGGTGCAGGAGATGTTCGATCACGCCGTGCTGGCGTTTGAGCTGGCGGACAAATATCGGAACCCGGTGCTCATTCTTGCCGACGCCGTCATCGGCCAAATGAAGGAAAACGCCGTTCTTGGGCTTGACGCGCCGGTCAACACGGTGGAGAAGCCCTGGGCGCTGACCGGGGCGGCGGGCCGTCCGCCGCAAAACATCCGCAGCATGTATCTCGAGGGGGACATCCAGGAGACGCTCAACGAGATATTGCGGGAGAAATACGAGCGGATACGGACGGAGGAGCAGCGTTTTGACGGGCGGTGGACGGAGGATGCGGACTGCGCCGTTGTCGCCTTTGGGACGGCGGCCCGGCTGTCGCTGTCGGCGGTGCGGCTGGCGCGGGAGTCGGGCGTGCGCGCCGGACTGTTCCGGCCTGTGACACTTTTCCCGTTTCCCGTGGACGGGCTGCGGGCATTGTCCGAACGGGTAAAACGCCTGCTGGTGGTCGAGTTGAATTTGGGACAAATGATTGAGGATGTCCGCGCCGCGGTGGGACCGGAGGTCGAAGTCCGGTTTCTGGGCCGTCCCGGCGGCGGCCTGCCCCATCCGCGGGACATCGCCGCAAAAATCATGGAGTGGTGACCGTGGCGACAAAGGTTTTTCAGCGGCCGGCCTCCCTGGGTACGGCGGTGACCCATTATTGCCCGGGCTGCACCCACGGCACGGCGCACTGCCTGGTGGCGGAGGCCATAGACCATTTCGGCGTTGCGGACCGCACTGTGGGGGTCGCGCCGGCCGGGTGCAGCGTGATGCTGTACAAGTATTTCAATGTGGACACGCTGGAGGCGGCGCATGGCCGCGCGCTGGCCGCCGCGACGGGCATCAAGCGCGCCCGGCCGGACTTGTTTGTTTTCACCTATCAGGGCGACGGCGATTTGGCCAGCATCGGACTGTGCGAGACACTCCATGCGGCAAACCGGGGGGAGGGCATCACGGTCGTTTATGTCAACAACGCCGTCTACGGGATGACCGGCGGCCAAATGGCGCCGACGACCCTGCTCGGCCAGCGCACCACCACCACGCCCGCGGGGCGCGCCGTCGCCAACGAGGGCTACCCCATGAAGATGGCCGAAATCATGGCGACCCTTGAGGGGGTCTCCCATTCCGAAAGGGTGGCCCTCTATGACGCCAGGCAGGTGCGCAACGCCCGCAGGGCCATTTTCCATGCCTTTGACCTGCAAATCAGGGAGAACCGTTTTGCATTCATCGAAGTGCTCTCGGCATGCCCGACCAACCTGCACATGACCCCCGTCAGGGCGCAGCGCTGGGTGGTGGATGAAATGATCAAAGTGTTTCCGCTTGGTGTGTTCAAGGACGGCGCCCTGAACCGGCCCGGGGAGTGAGCCATGCTGTTTCAGGTGATTATGGCGGGTTTTGGCGGGCAGGGGATCATGTATATCGGGGACCTCTTCGCGCAGGCGTGCCTTGACGAGGGGCGTCATGCGGCGTTCATGCCCTCATACGGCGCGGCTGTGCGCGGCGGCACCGCAAACTGCGTGGTCACCCTGTCCGACACGGAAATCGGCTCACCCCTCATGGACTGTCCGGATGCGGCCATCGTGATGAACACCCCGTCTTTTCTGCAGTTCCGGTCCTCGGTTAAAAAGGGCGGGATAATCATTGCAAACGCCAGCATGATAGACCGTGAATTGCCCGGGGGCGGCGGTGACGCCCGTGTGGTGTGGGTTCCGGCCACGGAAATCTCCAGAGAGGTCACGGGCGACGCAAAGTCGGCCAACATGGCCGCGCTGGGCGCCTTCCTCGGCGCGGAGCCGGTGGTGGGCGCCGCCTCCATTGAGGCGCTTGTCACCGGCGGGGGCGGCAACAGGGACGCGGCCGTGAAAAACCTCGCCGTGTTCCGCGCCGGACTGGCTCAGGCGTTTGTCTGAGAATTATTGGGCGGTGCGGCGTCCCAGAGTTCTCATGGCATTCCGCAGACGCGCGGCAAGGGGAGGGGGCAGGGGACGACCGCCAAACCGCGCGTCATGGTATGCGTTCACCACCCCCGCCACAGTCTCCTGCGGGAAACCGGGCATCCCGGCGGCGGCGGCCGCAATCTCTTCGGCGGTCTTGCCGGCGCAGGAAAAGCCTGTCCGCTCCATGCGCCGGACAAACTCCCTATAAAGCCGCACGGCGCGGGCCTGGTCCGGGGTAAGTTTTGCGGGCCGGCGCCGAAACGCCTCCGCCAGCCGCCATGCCCCATACAGCACCACCAGGCCTGAAAGCACCATGGCAATCCAAAAACCGGCGCCAAATGAAAACCCGCCGCCGGTGTTCATCAGCGGCTCAGGCACACCGATGCCCGGTCCGGAGCCAGCCGCGTGGGTATTGGAACGGCGCCAGGCAAACAGCCGGTCCAGCCGCCAGCCCCCCTCAAACCCCATGACACTCTGGTACCAGAACATTTTGCTCTGGAGCAACTGCCGTGACCAGGCCATGCGCAGGCGGTTGAGTCCCGTCATGGTCATGTCCGAGGCGGGGGACGGGTCAAAGCGGACCCAGCCAATGCCAGGAAAACAGGCCTCCACCCAGAGGTGCGCCATGCTGGCGCGCACGGTGTAGGACCGGCTCGACGCGCTCCAGTCGCCTCCCCGGTATCCGCTCACCACCCGCGTGGGGATGCCCTGGCTGCGGGCCATGAGCGCCAGGGCGCTGGCAAAAAGCTCGCAATGTCCCCGCCGGGCCGCGTTGATGAAATAGTCTATGGCGTTTGTCTGGGGGAGGGGGGGCAGGTCCAGCGTGTAGGCAAAATCCGGCCCGCTAAGCCAGTCGTTCAATGCCTGAATCTTGTCGTAGGCCGTCTCCGCGCCGGCCACGACCTGTTCCACCCGCCCGAGTGTGGACGGAAGCAGTTCATGGTAGGTCAGCAGGCTGTAGTCCCTCGGGGGGATGCCGGAATAGTCCATGGACGCGGCGCGCAGGTCTTCCACCGTGGGCCGAAACACCTCGGACAGCGCCGTATAGGCCACGGTCCGGCGGTTGCGCGCGTTCAACTGCACGGTGAAATCCAGTCCCGAGTCCCACTGGACGGTCATGCGCTCCGCCTCGGTTCCCACCGTTACCCGCTGCACAAGGTCCAGGCACGGAAGGGCGCCCGTGGACACGTCATCCATGAAAACATTCTGCCGGACGAGACGGGCGCCCGGGATGCGCGTGCGCTCCTCCTCCCTCCCGGCGGACTGGAGGTTGCGCGGTGTGGCGCGCCCGAAAAGGGGCGCCATCTGCGGCTGAAGGTGGTCTTCCAGCCCCCGCCGCGTCCACTCCGACCCGCTGAAGCGGGACAGGGTGGTGGTGCGCCAGTAGAGTCCGCTTGCTGGGGTGAACATCCCCCCGGGTTCCTCCGGAAACTCCACATGCATCACCGCCGTGGGGTCCTCGTAGATGCTCATGCCGCCCGTCAGCAGGACCGACTCCGAGAGACCGGTCACGGCCCTTCCCGGATCAGTGCGCCCCAGCAGGCCCGCCTCGACGCGCGGTATGGCCATGAACAGCACCACTGTCAGGGCCACTGCGGACACGGAAAGGAGGAGCAGGGCGAAAAAGAGCCCCGCGTCAAACACGTTACCCGCGCGCAGGTCTTTTTTGCCGTCCCGGACAACCACCAGCATGGCCTTGAACCGGCCCGCTCCGGCGCGGTCTGCATGGATGCGCAGCGACGTGAAGGCCCAAATGACGCTCACGATATATCCCGCCAGCACAAGGGCTATGGCGGGTTCGGGGGACTGGACCACTGCGGCGAGCAGCAGGAAAAAGGACATCAAATAAAGCTGAAAATAGATTTTCTCGCTCTTGGGGCCCGCAAGCAGGTATCCCTGGATGAAAATTACCAGCGCGATGACCGCGTTCATCAGGCCCAGTTGGATGACAGACAGGGGAATGAAGCATCCATAAGTGATGCAGGCGGCCAGTTTGAGGTTCCGGTACCATGCATGGTGCGCTTCAAGACGCTCGCCAACCGGCGCCAGCAGGAAAAAGAGGAGGGGCGGCGCCAGCATCACCACACCATAGCCCCTCACGGAGGCCAGGGAAAGGTATCCGAAGAGAATTACGGCGTAGGAGGACAGCCGGACCAGAAGGGAGAGCCTGTCACGCATGGACCAGCCCCCCCGGGTCCAGCACGGGGATATCCGCAGGACCGCTTTCCTGCCCCCATTTCTCCGGGTCGGCGGAAATGCACACCAGCCGGACCGGTTCGGATTTCAGCTTGCGGGCCTCCTGCTCGATGAGGGCGGCGGCCCCGTCCCGGTCTTCCGGTTCCACCCGCGCCAGCAGGTCCAGCATTTTGCGCTCCTGCGCGCTGCCCCTGCCCAGAGGCACTGTGACAGCCCCGGCGTGAAGCCCCACGGAATATTGCCGGCTCAGGAGCGTCACCCCGAGGGAGGCGGCCAGTTCAACCGCGTCCTCGAAACGCTCCTCAAAATTCATCCCCGTGTCGCGCACCGTGTCCAGGAATATGATCACCGAGCGCACATTGCCAAAGCCCAGTTCCCGCACCATCCACACCCCGATGCGCGCGCTGATGCGCCACGCGATGAGCCGGAGGTCGTCCCCGGGAAGATACTCCCGCAGGGATACATATTCGTCGCCGTCGCCCGTGCGGTGGCGGGGCATCATGCGCCCGCCGGGGAGCTGCTCCAGCGCCGCGATGCGCACCGCGCTCACGCGGGGGTATACCAGCACCTCCTGGGCGTCCCTGTAGACCCTTCGGCGCTCGTGAAAGCCGAAGGGGAAGGACGAGGCCAGCAGACAGGCGGGAAGCGTGTAGACGCCCCGCCGCTCAAAGACATGCTCCATGTCCAGCAGCACGGATTTTCCCGGCGCTATTTTAAGGGCGTAGGCCAGCGTTTCAGCCGGGCGGGGCTCCTCCCCGACACGGACTGATATGGAGGGCAGCCAGCGCTTGTGGTTTTTCAGGGTTATCCTTGAAAGAAGCGGGTCGCCCCGGAATACCGCATGGGGCGCCTCGCGGTGCAAGGAAAGGCCCCGCAAATTGAAACCCGCCAAGACTGCGGAAAGAAACAGCAGGCTCGCCACGCCGCCCAGGACGATGTACAGCAGGTTCTCCCCCGTGTTCCATGCGGAAAACAGGAGCAGGAGCAGGATGATTGCCATCACCCCGCCGGAACGTTTCGGCCGGCTGCGGCGCCTATCGCCAAACGCTTCCGCCATTAAACGGGCACCTTGACACTCTGCACGATTTCCATCACGATGCGCTCGCGCTCGCGCGCCGACGCCGCCAGGTCCGCCCCGCGCGACCTCACCAGCAGCCGGTGGCCAAGCACGGACACCGCCAGGGCCTTCACGTCGCCGGGGGTCACATAGTCCCGCCCCTGCGCCAGCGCGCGCGCCTGGCTCGCCTCGAAAAGGCCCTGCGAGCCGCGGGGCGACGCGCCGAGACGCACCTGCTCGTGGGTGCGTGTGGCGCGGACAATCTGCAGAATGTAGTTTTCAACGCTCGGGTCCACCCGGACCGTGCCCACCAGCCGCTGGAGTTCCAGCAGTTCGGCGGCGGTCACGGCGTGCCCCAGTTCCGATATCGCCTGCATGGGGTCGTGGCGGCGCATGATGCGAAACTCGTCGGCCTCCGGCGGATACCCCACCTCAACCCGGAGCAGAAACCGGTCCAGTTGCGATTCGGGCAGCACATAGGTGCCCTCGTGCTCGATGGGGTTCTGGGTGGCGATGACCATGAAGGGCCTTGGCAGGGGGTGGGACACCCCGTCCATCGAGACAGTGTACTCGCTCATGGCCTCCAGCAGCGCGCTCTGGGTTTTCGGGGGGGTCCGGTTTATTTCGTCCGCAAGCACCACATTGGCGAACACGGGCCCCCTGCGGAACTCAAAATCATTCGTTTTTGGGTTGAGCATGGACACACCGAGGATGTCCGAGGGCAGCATGTCGCTGGTGAACTGGATGCGGGTGAAGGAGCAGTCTATGGATTTCGCGAGGCTTTGGGCCAGAGTGGTCTTGCCGATACCCGGCACGTCCTCGATCAGCAGATGCCCCTGGGCCAGCAGGCCGACCACGCAGAGTTCCACCACATCATGCTTGCCAAACACGACCTTTTCCACGTTGCCGATGAGTTGCTGTATCATGTCCAGGTGGGTCTTGTCCATCCAACGCACTCCTTGCAGTTTCCAAAACGAGGACCGAGAAGTTCCCGCCGCTCCTTTGTCAGGACATAAACCCTTCCGGCGCATGGTTTAATCCGGATGCCGGGTGGGATGCTGAGGCCGGCAGCGCCATGCCGACCGCCTCATTTTACCTTTTTTGGACTCTTTATCCCAACGTCCCGTCAAAACGGGTGGACGGATGCCGACTCTTCGAAATAACAGGCAAGACTCTGGAAGGCGAACGAAAGGTAAAGCGGCGCGGTGTGAGTTGGGATAACCGTCGCCGCGTCCTTATAATACGGCCTTTCATGGGCTGGCCCCGGTCTTCGACGGACCGAATGGAATGACGATGCTAAACACTATTGGTCCGGAAATGCTGGAAGCGCTTCGCCGTCTGAGTTCCCCCGTTAAATTTGTGCAAGACGGGGGCAAATGGCGTCCTGTTCCCCTCATTTCGGGCGGAGATGCCGGAAGCGGCGCGTTTTTGCCCCCCATATCACTGTCCGCACTCGGGGATGCCGCTTTTTGCACGGAACATGGGGTCGGGCTTCCCCTATATGCCGGGTCCATGGCCCATGGCATTGCCTCCGAGGCACTGGTCGAGTCCATGGCCCGCGCCGGGATGCTGGGGTTCTACGGCGCGGCGGGGGAGTCGCCGGAGCACATCGGGGACACCCTGCTGCGCCTTCAGCAGCGGCTGGGCGGACTTCCCTTCGGATTCAATCTTATAAACAGCCCCAACGACCCACAATGGGAGATGGCGGTGGCCAGGCTGTATCTGCGGGCCGGCCTGCGTTGTGTGGAAGCCTCCGCATACATCGCGTTGA of the Candidatus Hydrogenedentota bacterium genome contains:
- the vorB gene encoding 3-methyl-2-oxobutanoate dehydrogenase subunit VorB, with translation MEKRTGKPRLVRGNVALAEGAVQAGCRCYFGYPITPQNEIPEYLSKRLPEAGGTFLQAESELASINMVLGAAAAGVRVMTSSSSPGISLMQEGLSFLAGSRLPAVVVNVQRSGPGLGGIKVSQGDYFQATRGGGHGDYRTIVLAPFRVQEMFDHAVLAFELADKYRNPVLILADAVIGQMKENAVLGLDAPVNTVEKPWALTGAAGRPPQNIRSMYLEGDIQETLNEILREKYERIRTEEQRFDGRWTEDADCAVVAFGTAARLSLSAVRLARESGVRAGLFRPVTLFPFPVDGLRALSERVKRLLVVELNLGQMIEDVRAAVGPEVEVRFLGRPGGGLPHPRDIAAKIMEW
- a CDS encoding 2-oxoacid:acceptor oxidoreductase family protein — encoded protein: MLFQVIMAGFGGQGIMYIGDLFAQACLDEGRHAAFMPSYGAAVRGGTANCVVTLSDTEIGSPLMDCPDAAIVMNTPSFLQFRSSVKKGGIIIANASMIDRELPGGGGDARVVWVPATEISREVTGDAKSANMAALGAFLGAEPVVGAASIEALVTGGGGNRDAAVKNLAVFRAGLAQAFV
- a CDS encoding DUF3488 domain-containing protein, with the translated sequence MRDRLSLLVRLSSYAVILFGYLSLASVRGYGVVMLAPPLLFFLLAPVGERLEAHHAWYRNLKLAACITYGCFIPLSVIQLGLMNAVIALVIFIQGYLLAGPKSEKIYFQLYLMSFFLLLAAVVQSPEPAIALVLAGYIVSVIWAFTSLRIHADRAGAGRFKAMLVVVRDGKKDLRAGNVFDAGLFFALLLLSVSAVALTVVLFMAIPRVEAGLLGRTDPGRAVTGLSESVLLTGGMSIYEDPTAVMHVEFPEEPGGMFTPASGLYWRTTTLSRFSGSEWTRRGLEDHLQPQMAPLFGRATPRNLQSAGREEERTRIPGARLVRQNVFMDDVSTGALPCLDLVQRVTVGTEAERMTVQWDSGLDFTVQLNARNRRTVAYTALSEVFRPTVEDLRAASMDYSGIPPRDYSLLTYHELLPSTLGRVEQVVAGAETAYDKIQALNDWLSGPDFAYTLDLPPLPQTNAIDYFINAARRGHCELFASALALMARSQGIPTRVVSGYRGGDWSASSRSYTVRASMAHLWVEACFPGIGWVRFDPSPASDMTMTGLNRLRMAWSRQLLQSKMFWYQSVMGFEGGWRLDRLFAWRRSNTHAAGSGPGIGVPEPLMNTGGGFSFGAGFWIAMVLSGLVVLYGAWRLAEAFRRRPAKLTPDQARAVRLYREFVRRMERTGFSCAGKTAEEIAAAAAGMPGFPQETVAGVVNAYHDARFGGRPLPPPLAARLRNAMRTLGRRTAQ
- a CDS encoding DUF58 domain-containing protein, producing MAEAFGDRRRSRPKRSGGVMAIILLLLLFSAWNTGENLLYIVLGGVASLLFLSAVLAGFNLRGLSLHREAPHAVFRGDPLLSRITLKNHKRWLPSISVRVGEEPRPAETLAYALKIAPGKSVLLDMEHVFERRGVYTLPACLLASSFPFGFHERRRVYRDAQEVLVYPRVSAVRIAALEQLPGGRMMPRHRTGDGDEYVSLREYLPGDDLRLIAWRISARIGVWMVRELGFGNVRSVIIFLDTVRDTGMNFEERFEDAVELAASLGVTLLSRQYSVGLHAGAVTVPLGRGSAQERKMLDLLARVEPEDRDGAAALIEQEARKLKSEPVRLVCISADPEKWGQESGPADIPVLDPGGLVHA
- a CDS encoding MoxR family ATPase, which encodes MDKTHLDMIQQLIGNVEKVVFGKHDVVELCVVGLLAQGHLLIEDVPGIGKTTLAQSLAKSIDCSFTRIQFTSDMLPSDILGVSMLNPKTNDFEFRRGPVFANVVLADEINRTPPKTQSALLEAMSEYTVSMDGVSHPLPRPFMVIATQNPIEHEGTYVLPESQLDRFLLRVEVGYPPEADEFRIMRRHDPMQAISELGHAVTAAELLELQRLVGTVRVDPSVENYILQIVRATRTHEQVRLGASPRGSQGLFEASQARALAQGRDYVTPGDVKALAVSVLGHRLLVRSRGADLAASARERERIVMEIVQSVKVPV